A genomic window from Microscilla marina ATCC 23134 includes:
- a CDS encoding tetratricopeptide repeat protein, whose product MKRLIISVALFFHCIVTFAQTQDLMSLSTIADSLYSAKNYKATLKIVDKILAKDAHNYEAYITRSLVYNDLGNDAKEEEALKKAVEVAPKELEVYQRYGGFLSGSKRLPDARDIYLQGIQHLPDNANLYADLASVYKRMNDDKKALEMVNKAIILDAKIPRYYFLRAYIFSSLNNNELALKSYTQSLELDSDPLTYSARADLKLKMKDYQGALADYTKAEELDSVTYKGAIEECKRKIGTAYAYDYDVWKEKDLAKALGYAREALKWPLSKELRAWMDSAIKWGTKELIEREQAAKDAIINKKLLTEAEIFRQRGIALIKAKKYQEAAQVLEKGMMVLIKSAELAIHPLYNKIYLLRKDCLAAVEEAKKKN is encoded by the coding sequence ATGAAAAGATTGATCATTAGCGTAGCGTTATTTTTTCACTGCATTGTTACTTTTGCTCAAACCCAAGACCTTATGTCATTATCAACTATAGCCGATAGCCTCTATTCAGCCAAAAACTACAAGGCTACCCTAAAAATAGTAGATAAAATACTGGCAAAGGACGCCCACAACTATGAGGCTTACATCACCCGTTCGTTGGTGTATAACGACTTGGGAAACGATGCCAAAGAAGAAGAAGCCCTGAAAAAAGCGGTAGAAGTAGCGCCAAAAGAACTGGAAGTATACCAACGTTATGGTGGTTTTTTATCAGGAAGCAAACGTTTGCCTGATGCTCGTGACATATACCTCCAAGGAATACAACATTTGCCTGATAACGCCAATTTGTATGCCGATTTAGCGAGTGTTTATAAGCGAATGAATGATGATAAAAAAGCATTAGAAATGGTAAACAAAGCCATTATCTTAGATGCTAAAATACCTCGTTATTACTTTTTGCGTGCGTATATTTTTTCGAGTTTAAATAACAACGAGCTTGCTTTGAAAAGCTACACCCAATCGCTTGAACTAGATTCTGATCCATTGACCTACAGCGCCCGCGCAGATTTAAAACTGAAAATGAAGGACTACCAAGGTGCTTTGGCTGACTACACTAAAGCAGAGGAGTTAGACAGTGTAACCTACAAAGGGGCCATTGAGGAGTGTAAACGAAAAATAGGGACAGCTTATGCTTATGATTATGATGTCTGGAAAGAAAAAGATTTGGCAAAAGCATTGGGGTACGCTAGAGAAGCTTTAAAGTGGCCTTTGTCTAAAGAGCTACGGGCTTGGATGGATTCTGCCATTAAATGGGGTACCAAAGAGTTAATAGAACGCGAACAAGCTGCTAAAGACGCCATTATCAATAAAAAGCTTTTGACCGAAGCCGAGATATTTCGTCAGCGGGGCATTGCCCTCATCAAGGCAAAAAAATACCAGGAAGCCGCCCAGGTACTAGAGAAGGGCATGATGGTTTTGATTAAATCGGCGGAACTTGCCATACACCCTTTGTACAATAAAATTTACCTACTACGCAAAGATTGTTTGGCGGCGGTAGAAGAGGCAAAGAAGAAGAATTAA
- a CDS encoding tetratricopeptide repeat protein, whose product MRFLFYSILLIVSPLFTFAQMTPLEKAETYYNADKYRQAIRVLTQLVKTSPANHEAYLLLGASYWYGNNELIKAEQAFKQALRVAPKEQMVYDRYGDFLATNKRLADAQKLYEEGVKNMPQADRMYFHLGVVLHEQKKHNDALEPLNQAISLNPNKAVYHYFKGRCYEELKLYSQALQSFDQYVKLESDKADNYITRGRLKLEMKDYQGALADHTKAEELDSVAHNGAVEQCKHAIEWDYYTAYRKWEKKDLAKALVYAREGLKWARSPEDIARYKRWIVKGEKELAAREQAAKDAIINKKLLTEAEIFRQRGIALIKAKKYQEAAYVLEKGLMVLIKSAELALSPLYDKIYQLRKDCLAAVEEAKKKN is encoded by the coding sequence ATGAGATTTTTATTTTATAGCATATTATTGATTGTTAGCCCTTTATTTACATTTGCCCAAATGACCCCTTTAGAAAAAGCCGAAACTTATTACAATGCCGACAAATACCGCCAGGCAATTCGCGTATTGACCCAATTGGTAAAAACCAGCCCGGCAAACCACGAAGCGTATTTGTTGTTGGGAGCCTCTTATTGGTACGGTAACAATGAACTCATCAAGGCAGAACAAGCCTTTAAGCAAGCCTTGCGGGTGGCACCCAAAGAACAAATGGTATACGACCGTTACGGCGATTTTCTAGCCACTAACAAACGCTTGGCAGATGCCCAAAAACTGTACGAAGAAGGAGTCAAAAATATGCCACAGGCTGATCGTATGTATTTTCATTTGGGGGTGGTACTACATGAGCAAAAAAAACATAATGATGCATTAGAGCCCTTAAATCAGGCAATATCTCTGAATCCGAATAAAGCAGTGTATCACTACTTCAAAGGGAGGTGTTACGAAGAGTTGAAGCTTTATTCTCAGGCACTTCAAAGTTTTGATCAGTATGTTAAGCTAGAAAGTGATAAGGCTGATAACTATATAACCCGTGGTCGTTTAAAACTAGAAATGAAAGATTACCAAGGCGCTTTGGCTGATCATACCAAGGCAGAGGAGTTGGACAGTGTAGCACACAACGGGGCAGTAGAACAGTGCAAACATGCCATAGAGTGGGATTATTACACTGCCTATAGAAAATGGGAAAAGAAAGACTTGGCAAAGGCATTGGTTTATGCCAGAGAAGGTTTAAAATGGGCTCGCTCTCCTGAGGATATTGCCCGTTATAAACGATGGATTGTCAAAGGGGAAAAAGAATTGGCAGCGCGTGAACAAGCCGCCAAAGATGCCATTATCAATAAAAAGCTTTTGACCGAAGCCGAAATATTTCGTCAGCGGGGCATTGCTTTGATCAAGGCAAAAAAATACCAGGAAGCCGCCTATGTACTAGAGAAGGGCTTGATGGTTTTGATTAAATCGGCGGAGCTTGCTCTGAGCCCTTTGTACGATAAAATTTACCAACTGCGTAAAGATTGTTTGGCAGCAGTAGAAGAGGCGAAGAAGAAAAATTAA
- a CDS encoding tetratricopeptide repeat protein translates to MKRLIISILLIGSPLFTFAQMTPLEKAETYYNADKYPQAIRVLTQLVKTSPTNHEAYLLLGASYWYGNNELIKAEQAFKQALRVAPKERMVYDRYGDFLATNKRLADAQKLYETGIKHLPQAGYMYYHLAYVSKLRGDTVGSLKAVTEAIKRDANNSYYYSLRGSTFFGINKLQEALGDYNKMVGLNPTAWNYSTRADLRLKMKDYQGALADYTKAEELDSVRYKGAVEQCKHAIEWDHYTAYRKWEEKDLAKALGYAREGLKWARSPEDIARYKRWIVKGEKELAARAQAAKDAIVYKKHLTEAELFHQRGIALIKAKKYQEAAQVLEKGLMILITSAELALNPLYKKIYRLRKDCLAAVADQKKKE, encoded by the coding sequence ATGAAAAGATTGATCATTAGCATATTATTGATTGGTAGTCCTTTATTTACATTTGCCCAAATGACCCCTTTAGAAAAAGCCGAAACTTATTACAATGCCGACAAATATCCCCAGGCAATCAGGGTGTTGACCCAATTGGTAAAAACCAGCCCGACAAACCACGAAGCGTATTTGTTGTTGGGAGCCTCTTATTGGTATGGTAACAATGAACTCATCAAGGCAGAACAAGCCTTTAAGCAAGCCTTGCGGGTGGCACCCAAAGAACGAATGGTATACGATCGTTACGGCGATTTTCTAGCCACTAACAAACGCTTGGCAGATGCCCAAAAACTGTATGAAACAGGGATCAAGCACTTGCCACAAGCGGGTTATATGTATTATCATTTAGCGTATGTATCAAAACTCAGGGGAGATACAGTTGGTTCGTTAAAAGCGGTTACAGAAGCAATAAAAAGAGACGCCAATAACTCTTATTATTATTCACTCCGGGGCTCTACGTTCTTTGGAATAAATAAATTGCAAGAAGCTTTGGGAGATTATAACAAGATGGTTGGATTAAATCCAACTGCTTGGAACTATAGTACACGTGCAGATTTGAGGCTTAAAATGAAAGACTACCAAGGCGCTTTGGCTGACTATACCAAGGCGGAGGAGTTAGACAGTGTAAGATACAAGGGGGCAGTAGAACAGTGCAAACATGCCATAGAGTGGGACCATTACACTGCTTATAGAAAATGGGAAGAAAAAGACTTGGCAAAGGCATTGGGTTATGCCAGAGAAGGGTTAAAGTGGGCTCGCTCTCCTGAGGATATTGCCCGTTATAAACGATGGATTGTCAAAGGGGAAAAAGAATTAGCAGCGCGTGCACAAGCCGCCAAAGACGCGATTGTCTATAAAAAACATTTGACCGAGGCAGAGTTATTTCATCAGCGGGGCATTGCCCTCATCAAAGCAAAAAAATACCAGGAAGCCGCCCAGGTACTAGAGAAGGGGTTGATGATTTTGATTACATCGGCTGAGCTTGCCCTGAATCCTTTGTACAAGAAAATTTACCGACTGCGTAAAGATTGTTTGGCGGCAGTGGCTGATCAGAAGAAGAAGGAGTAA
- a CDS encoding tetratricopeptide repeat protein, with translation MKRLIVSVVLFFHCIVTFAQTQDLMSLSTIADSLYSAKNYKATLKIVDKILAKDAHNYEAYITRSLVYNDLGNDAKEEAALKKAVEVAPKELEVYQRYGGFLSGSKRLPDARDIYLQGIQHLPDNADLYYLLSRVYKQMNERTKALTTINQAIALDSTVYEYYFRRAYILSALSKNKSALNDYKKALELKNDASIYNARADLKLKMKDYQGALADYTKAEELDSVTYKGAVEQCKHDIEWDYYTAYRKWEEKDLAKALGYAREGLKWARSPEDIARYKRWIVKGEKELAAREQAAKDAIIYKKHLTEAELFHQRGIALIKAKKYQEAARILERG, from the coding sequence ATGAAAAGATTAATTGTCAGTGTAGTTTTATTTTTTCACTGCATTGTTACTTTTGCTCAAACCCAAGACCTTATGTCATTATCAACTATAGCCGATAGCCTCTATTCAGCCAAAAACTACAAGGCTACCCTAAAAATAGTAGATAAAATACTGGCAAAGGACGCCCACAACTATGAGGCTTACATCACCCGTTCGTTGGTGTATAACGACTTGGGCAACGATGCCAAAGAAGAAGCAGCCCTGAAAAAAGCGGTAGAAGTAGCGCCAAAAGAACTGGAAGTATACCAACGTTATGGTGGTTTTTTATCAGGAAGCAAACGTTTGCCTGATGCTCGTGACATATACCTCCAAGGAATACAACATTTGCCTGATAATGCAGACTTATATTACCTGCTGTCTAGAGTGTATAAGCAAATGAATGAGCGCACAAAAGCGTTAACTACAATTAATCAAGCCATTGCTCTAGATTCTACGGTATATGAATATTATTTTCGACGTGCCTATATTTTGTCAGCCTTAAGTAAAAATAAAAGTGCATTAAATGATTATAAAAAAGCACTTGAGTTAAAAAATGATGCTTCAATCTATAACGCCCGCGCAGATTTAAAACTGAAAATGAAAGACTACCAAGGTGCCTTGGCTGACTATACCAAGGCAGAGGAGTTGGACAGTGTAACATACAAAGGGGCAGTAGAACAGTGCAAACATGACATAGAGTGGGATTATTACACTGCTTATAGAAAGTGGGAAGAGAAAGACTTGGCAAAGGCATTGGGTTATGCCAGAGAAGGGTTAAAGTGGGCTCGCTCTCCTGAGGATATTGCCCGTTATAAACGATGGATTGTCAAAGGGGAAAAAGAATTGGCAGCGCGTGAACAAGCCGCCAAAGATGCGATTATCTATAAAAAACATTTGACCGAGGCAGAGTTATTTCATCAGCGGGGCATTGCCCTCATCAAGGCAAAAAAATACCAGGAAGCTGCGCGTATACTAGAGAGGGGTTGA